A window from Fibrobacter succinogenes encodes these proteins:
- a CDS encoding hemolysin family protein, giving the protein MFEIALTVFCCLAASAFCSVTEASFYSVPPSTVEVLERQKKFTASYLKHVKDNIDRYIASVLVVNTVANTVGASLATALAVKRLSPTQAMLLPVVLTILILLFGEITPKTLGVKQAKICAPLVAVPFYYITKVLSWTGIIWLCLTLTKHWTREDKEKKDVSIEDINSLVNLGLREDVIDRQQALVIKNILSLKSLPVRRVMTPRQVVFTLPADSTIGETLDERGNWPFSRVPLYDGNKDQWIGIVLRRDAYNLLAEGKRDVKLRQLMRPMQLVPDSLMTDKLLLRFLKQRGHMVGVVDEFGAIAGIASLEDVLEEILGREIVDEFDVAVNLQETARRKSKALASMRKEKSRQ; this is encoded by the coding sequence ATGTTTGAAATTGCTTTAACTGTTTTTTGTTGTCTTGCGGCTTCGGCGTTTTGCTCTGTGACCGAAGCCTCGTTCTATAGCGTTCCCCCTTCGACGGTGGAAGTCTTGGAACGGCAAAAGAAATTTACCGCGAGCTATCTCAAGCATGTGAAGGACAATATCGATAGATACATTGCTTCGGTGCTTGTGGTGAATACGGTTGCGAATACGGTGGGAGCTTCCCTGGCGACTGCCTTGGCTGTGAAGCGGTTGTCGCCCACGCAGGCGATGCTCCTCCCCGTGGTGCTCACGATTCTCATTTTGCTCTTTGGTGAAATTACTCCGAAAACGCTTGGTGTGAAGCAGGCTAAAATTTGCGCGCCGCTTGTGGCTGTGCCGTTCTATTACATCACAAAAGTGCTGAGCTGGACTGGAATTATTTGGCTCTGCCTGACGCTTACCAAGCACTGGACTCGCGAAGATAAAGAAAAGAAGGACGTGAGTATCGAAGACATCAATAGCCTTGTGAATCTTGGTCTGCGTGAAGATGTGATTGACCGTCAGCAGGCGCTTGTCATCAAGAATATTCTTTCGCTCAAGTCGCTCCCCGTGCGCCGCGTGATGACGCCTCGTCAGGTTGTGTTTACGCTCCCTGCCGATAGCACGATTGGCGAGACGCTCGACGAGCGTGGCAACTGGCCTTTTTCGAGAGTGCCGCTTTACGATGGAAATAAAGACCAATGGATTGGGATTGTGCTTCGCCGTGATGCGTACAACCTTCTTGCAGAAGGCAAACGCGATGTGAAGCTGCGCCAGCTCATGCGCCCAATGCAACTTGTGCCGGATAGTTTAATGACCGATAAGTTGCTGCTCCGTTTCCTCAAACAGCGTGGACACATGGTAGGCGTTGTTGACGAATTTGGAGCAATTGCGGGCATTGCAAGTCTCGAAGACGTGCTCGAAGAAATTCTCGGTCGCGAAATCGTCGATGAATTTGATGTCGCCGTGAACCTGCAAGAAACGGCCCGCCGCAAATCCAAGGCGCTCGCGTCTATGCGCAAAGAGAAAAGCAGGCAGTAG
- the sppA gene encoding signal peptide peptidase SppA, whose amino-acid sequence MRKIIATCFALSALSYAYLPGESGFVSLDGGHGVFGNPAGLSSLDSKGALVSYQFDDGITEFRVGGNLDHLGAGFEYRFNDKGMDESRWNLTHSFPLFDRSAFWGGRFTAFRSADFMGTEWTYSPGILIRPFRFLSLGYSCENLLYLGPASMERIHNAGATLRLGNFLNASYDVENWKEHRLLLEVSLYGYRFGFKMPLYGDDDEFALTLSTSFGGYVDASLKILDDFLPKGGSIGFHAARNPRSSHSAQIIRVPLNMEVSEVEKKFLFFEPSSIGLMKVRNLFEHLLRDPAAGLVVLDFSGYNGNLAISEEINRYVKMLKARGGLVIAYMDDVRPSVLMAAASVDRIVVEPSAHFTWLGLGGGITFYKGFLDKLGIKVEFLRHGAYKSAVEPYTADSMSVNARENVETLYKDIWELVRMRLASRMKTGTMPVNAEKLDELAQKPVITAIGAHKAGLADTMLYIDQVPSYALKTFFGIEAPYAGFRTWAPSNTKIFDESWNHRTKVALLNINGTIDSKMESAVLESLRRLPGMGVKALLVRISSPGGNAIASDKIWGALKNLSRFKIPIVASIGNIGTSGAYYIACGADKIIAEPFAIVGSIGIYGGKIDASGLMQKIGLRNEPVKTNDYSDARSFARPWTDTEKAALQEYMDDFYDRFTGVVSQATGIDQAVVDSVYGGGRVMVGWKAKEAGLVQGLGGFDDALDEIRKLAEIPKSTDIELVQLNTEDSFVVPFMNAKSFGNFIRDMERTQFWAIEPMLMNSY is encoded by the coding sequence ATGAGAAAAATAATTGCTACATGTTTTGCGCTTTCTGCGCTGTCTTATGCCTATCTTCCGGGCGAATCTGGTTTTGTCTCGCTTGACGGTGGGCATGGTGTTTTCGGGAACCCGGCCGGGCTTTCGTCGCTTGATTCCAAGGGTGCGCTTGTTTCGTACCAATTCGATGACGGTATTACCGAGTTTCGCGTGGGTGGAAATTTGGACCACCTTGGCGCAGGTTTCGAGTACCGCTTTAACGATAAGGGTATGGACGAATCGCGTTGGAACTTGACGCATAGTTTCCCGCTTTTTGACCGAAGCGCTTTTTGGGGCGGCCGTTTTACGGCGTTTCGCAGTGCTGATTTTATGGGAACGGAGTGGACTTATTCTCCTGGCATTTTGATTCGCCCGTTCCGGTTCCTTTCTCTTGGCTATTCCTGCGAGAACTTGCTTTATTTGGGACCGGCTTCTATGGAGCGCATCCACAATGCTGGGGCGACTCTTCGTTTGGGAAATTTCTTGAATGCTAGCTACGATGTTGAAAATTGGAAGGAACACCGGCTACTTTTGGAAGTTTCTCTTTATGGATATCGGTTCGGATTTAAAATGCCTTTGTACGGCGATGACGATGAATTCGCGCTTACGCTTTCTACTTCGTTTGGCGGGTATGTCGATGCATCCCTCAAGATATTAGATGACTTTTTGCCGAAGGGCGGAAGTATCGGTTTCCATGCGGCGCGTAATCCGCGGTCATCGCATTCGGCGCAGATTATCCGTGTGCCACTCAACATGGAAGTTTCCGAAGTCGAAAAGAAGTTCCTTTTCTTTGAACCGTCGTCCATTGGACTCATGAAGGTTCGGAATTTGTTCGAACATCTGCTTCGCGATCCGGCGGCAGGACTTGTCGTGCTTGATTTTTCGGGATACAATGGCAATTTGGCAATTTCCGAAGAAATTAATCGCTATGTGAAAATGCTCAAGGCTCGCGGTGGTCTTGTGATTGCTTACATGGATGATGTTCGCCCGTCTGTGCTTATGGCGGCTGCCAGCGTGGACCGCATTGTTGTGGAGCCTTCGGCGCATTTTACATGGCTTGGGCTTGGTGGCGGAATTACGTTCTACAAAGGATTTTTGGATAAATTAGGTATTAAAGTTGAGTTCTTGCGTCATGGAGCCTACAAGTCGGCAGTGGAACCGTACACGGCAGATTCCATGTCGGTGAATGCCCGCGAAAATGTGGAAACGCTTTACAAGGATATTTGGGAACTTGTTCGAATGCGCTTGGCATCGCGGATGAAAACGGGAACGATGCCGGTCAATGCTGAAAAGCTGGATGAACTTGCGCAAAAGCCTGTGATTACTGCGATTGGCGCGCACAAGGCGGGCCTTGCCGATACGATGCTTTATATCGATCAGGTGCCTAGCTATGCCTTGAAAACGTTCTTTGGAATAGAGGCTCCTTACGCTGGCTTTAGAACGTGGGCTCCGTCAAATACCAAAATTTTTGACGAAAGCTGGAACCACCGCACAAAAGTGGCGCTGTTGAATATTAATGGAACGATTGATTCTAAAATGGAATCGGCTGTACTTGAGAGTTTGCGCAGACTCCCTGGCATGGGCGTGAAGGCGCTCCTTGTGCGGATTTCTTCACCGGGCGGTAACGCAATTGCATCCGATAAAATCTGGGGAGCGCTTAAAAACTTGAGCCGCTTTAAAATTCCAATTGTTGCAAGTATCGGAAATATTGGAACGTCGGGCGCCTACTACATTGCCTGTGGTGCAGATAAAATAATTGCAGAGCCGTTTGCGATTGTCGGGAGCATTGGAATTTATGGCGGAAAGATTGATGCTTCCGGCTTGATGCAAAAAATCGGGTTGAGAAACGAACCGGTGAAGACTAACGATTATTCTGACGCCCGTTCCTTTGCTCGTCCGTGGACTGACACCGAAAAGGCTGCATTGCAGGAATACATGGATGATTTCTACGACCGCTTTACGGGCGTTGTGTCGCAGGCGACTGGAATTGACCAGGCTGTGGTGGATTCCGTGTATGGTGGCGGTCGCGTGATGGTGGGCTGGAAGGCAAAGGAGGCTGGACTTGTGCAAGGACTCGGCGGTTTTGATGACGCTCTTGATGAAATTCGCAAGCTTGCTGAAATTCCAAAATCCACGGATATCGAACTTGTTCAGTTGAATACTGAAGATTCTTTTGTGGTGCCGTTTATGAATGCAAAATCGTTTGGAAACTTTATTCGTGATATGGAGCGCACCCAGTTCTGGGCGATTGAACCGATGCTGATGAATAGTTATTAG